One Triticum dicoccoides isolate Atlit2015 ecotype Zavitan chromosome 4B, WEW_v2.0, whole genome shotgun sequence genomic window carries:
- the LOC119291813 gene encoding uncharacterized protein LOC119291813, with product MLQAGSERAAPLPGAARLWVPGMSPVAADGASARAREIARRREEMLGMLRDLPEAEYELSLTDLVDKTAAAGANGCVGVAPLPAERKEASPSPSPLGLAERSASSGQAEPQQPARATEKRGSARRRGDGGSGSGLRSSSDGVLLNFYMPRSFTRSFTAPRPARTPSFSNSGRAASAVAPDDCNKRERDGDTVRCWPLPWDRRWRKSSRQRQDPASATSGELSAMLAAADHSAPADKV from the exons ATGCTGCAGGCGGGCTCGGAGCGGGCGGCCCCGCTCCCGGGCGCGGCGAGGCTGTGGGTGCCGGGGATGAGCCCCGTGGCGGCGGACGGGGCGTCGGCCAGGGCGCGGGAGATCGCGCGGAGGCGGGAGGAGATGCTCGGCATGCTGCGCGACCTCCCCGAGGCCGAGTACGAGCTCTCCCTCACCGACCTCGTCGACAAGACCGCCGCGGCCGGGGCCAACGGCTGTGTGGGCGTGGCGCCGCTACCGGCCGAGAGGAAGGAGGCGAGCCCGAGCCCGAGCCCCTTGGGTCTGGCCGAGCGGTCCGCGTCCAGCGGGCAGGCCGAGCCGCAGCAGCCGGCGAGGGCGACGGAGAAGCGGGGCTCCGCGAGGCGGCGCGGGGATGGCGGCAGCGGGAGCGGCCTCCGCAGCAGCAGCGACGGCGTCCTGCTCAACTTCTACATGCCGCGCTCCTTCACGCGCAGCTTCACCGCGCCGCGCCCCGCCCGCACGCCCTCCTTctccaactccggccgggccgccaGCGCCGTCGCCCCCGACGACTGCAACAAGAG GGAGAGAGACGGCGACACGGTCAGGTGCTGGCCGCTGCCGTGGGACCGGCGGTGGCGCAAGTCGAGCCGGCAGCGGCAAGACCCGGCCTCCGCAACGTCCGGCGAGCTGTCGGCGATGCTGGCGGCGGCGGACCACTCTGCTCCCGCGGACAAAGTCTGA